Proteins from a single region of Takifugu rubripes chromosome 4, fTakRub1.2, whole genome shotgun sequence:
- the nckap1 gene encoding nck-associated protein 1 isoform X1 yields MSRGVIQPSQQKLAEKLTILNDRGIGMLTRVYNIKKQGQVWKACGDAKAKPSYLVDKNLESAVKFIVRKFPAVETRNNNQQLAQLQKEKSEILKNLALYYFTFVDVMEFKDHVCELLNTIDACQVFFDITVNFDLTKNYLDLVVTYTTLMVILSRIEERKAIIGLYNYAHEMTHGASDREYPRLGQMIVDYENPMKKMMEEFVPHGKSLSDALISLQMVYPRRNLSADQWRNAQLLSLISAPSTMLNPAQSDTMPCEYLSLDAMEKWIVFGFILCHAALNSDAAALSLWKLALQSSTCLCLFRDEVFHIHKAAEDLFVNIRGYNKRINDIRECKEHALSHAGTMHRERRKFLRSALKELATVLADQPGLLGPKALFVFMALSFARDEIIWLLRHADNIQKKSTDDFIDKHIAELIFYMEELRAHVRKYGPVMQRYYVQYLSGFDAVVLNELVQNLSVCPEDESIIMSSFVNTMTSLSVKQVEDGDVFDFRGMRLDWFRLQAYTSVSKASLGLADHKELGKMMNTIIFHTKMVDSLVDMLVETSDLSIFCFYSRAFEKMFQQCLELPSQSRHSVCFPLLCTHFMSCTHELCPEERHHIGDRSLSLCNMFLDEMAKQARNLITDICTEQCTLSDQLLPKHCAKTISQAVNKKSKKATGKKGETEREKPGVESMRKNRLLVTNLDKLHTALSELCFSINYVPNLVVWEHTFTPREYLTSHLEIRFTKSIVGMTMYNQATQEIAKPSELLTSVRAYMTVLQSIENYVTIDITRVFNNVLLQQTQHLDSHGEPTITSLYTNWYLETLLRQVSNGHIAYFPAMKAFVNLPTENELTFNAEEYSDISEMRSLSELLGPYGMKFLSESLMWHISSQVAELKKLVVENMEVLTQMRTSFDKPDHMAALFKKLTSVDSVLKRMTIIGVILSFRSLAQEALRDVLSCHIPFLVSSVEDFKDHIPRETDMKVAMNVYELSSAAGLPCEIDPALVVALSSQKSENISPEEEYKIACLLMVFVAVSLPTLASNVMSQYSPAIEGHCNNIHCLAKAINQIAAALFTIHKGSIEDRLKEFLALASSSLLKIGQETDKMTTRNRESVYLLLDMIVQESPFLTMDLLESCFPYVLLRNAYHAVYKQSISANA; encoded by the exons ATGTCTCGGGGAGTCATCCAGCCCAGCCAGCAGAAGCTGGCAGAAAAACTCACCATCCTCAACGACAGAGGAATCGGGATGTTGACCCGTGTTTACAATATAAAGAAG CAAGGACAAGTTTGGAAG GCCTGTGGCGATGCGAAGGCTAAGCCCTCCTACCTTGTTGATAAAAACTTGGAATCTGCGGTTAAATTTATTGTCAGAAAGTTCCCTGCTGTGGAGACACGTAATAACAAC CAACAGCTGGCTcagctgcagaaggaaaagtCAGAGATTCTGAAGAACCTGGCTCTGTACTATTTTACCTTCGTAGATGTAATGGAATTCAAG GACCATGTGTGTGAGCTGCTAAACACCATCGACGCTTGCCAGGTCTTCTTTGATATT ACTGTAAACTTTGACCTGACCAAAAACTACCTGGACCTGGTGGTAACATACACTACCCTGATGGTCATACTGTCCCGCATAGAGGAGAGAAAAGCCATCATTGGACTGTACAACTACGCCCATGAGATGACACATGGAGCCAG TGATCGGGAGTACCCCAGATTGGGTCAGATGATTGTAGATTATGAAAACCCAatgaagaagatgatggaggagtTTGTTCCCCATGGAAAG TCGCTATCGGATGCGTTGATCAGTCTGCAGATGGTCTATCCCAGGAGAAATCTTTCGGCTGACCAGTGGAGGAATGCCCAGCTGCTTTCTCTTATCTCTGCGCCATCCACCATGCTCAACCCCGCACAGTCAGACACG ATGCCGTGTGAATATCTGTCCCTGGACGCAATGGAGAAGTGGATTGTTT TTGGTTTTATCCTGTGCCACGCGGCACTGAATAGCGACGCAGCAGCATTGTCTCTGTGGAAGCTGGCTCTGCAGAGCTCTACCTGCCTCTGTCTGTTCAGGGATGAAGTGTTTCACATCCACAAAGCAGCAGAGGATCTCTTTGTCAACATCAGAGG CTACAACAAACGCATCAATGACATCAGAGAGTGCAAGGAACATGCTCTTTCTCATGC AGGCACGATGCACAGAGAGAGACGCAAATTCCTCCGGTCAGCTCTGAAGGAGTTGGCCACAGTTTTGGCTGATCAGCCTGGCCTGCTGGGTCCAAAG GccttatttgtttttatggCGCTGTCTTTTGCCCGCGACGAAATCATCTGGTTGCTTCGACATGCCGACAACATCCAGAAGAAAAGCACAGATGACTTTATTGATAA ACACATAGCAGAGTTGATCTTCTACATGGAGGAGCTCAGAGCTCATGTTAGGAAATACGGCCCAGTGATGCAGCGATACTACGTCCAGTATCTCTCTGGTTTTGATGCTGTTGTGCTGAATGAGCTGGTGCAG AACCTGTCAGTTTGCCCGGAGGACGAATCCATAATTATGTCTTCATTTGTCAACACGATGACCTCTCTCAGTGTCAAACAAG TGGAGGATGGAGACGTGTTTGACTTCAGAGGCATGAGGCTGGACTGGTTCAGGCTTCAG GCCTACACAAGTGTTTCAAAAGCCAGTCTTGGCTTGGCTGATCACAAGGAACTGGGCAAAATGATGAACACTATTATTTTCCACACAAAGATGGTGGACTCTCTGGTGGATATGCTGGTGGAGACATCAGACCTTTCTATTTTCTG TTTCTACAGCCGTGCATTTGAGAAGATGTTTCAGCAGTGTTTGGAACTTCCTTCCCAAAGTCGACACTCCGTCTGCTTCCCTCTGCTCTGCACACACTTCATGTCCTGTACACACGAGCTCTGTCCTGAAGAG CGCCATCACATAGGAGATCGAAGTCTGTCATTGTGTAACATGTTTCTGGACGAGATGGCCAAACAGGCCAGAAACCTCATTACTGATATCTGTACAGAACAATGTACCCTCAGTGACCAG TTGCTTCCTAAGCACTGTGCAAAAACCATCAGTCAGGCTGTAAATAAGAAAAGCAAGAAGGCTACGGGGAAGAAAGGAGAGACCGAGAGGGAGAAACCAGGAGTGGAGAGTATGAGGAAGAACAGACTACTGGTTACCAA TCTGGATAAACTGCACACGGCTTTATCTGAACTCTGCTTCTCCATCAACTACGTTCCTAACCTGGTTGTTTGGGAGCACACGTTCACACCAAGAGAGTACCTCACCTCACACCTGGAGATCCGATTCACCAA ATCCATAGTGGGGATGACCATGTACAACCAGGCTACTCAGGAGATAGCCAAACCCAGTGAGCTGCTGACCAGCGTCCGCGCCTACATGACTGTACTTCAGTCCATAGAGAATTATGTCACTATCGACATCACCCGGGTGTTCAACAACGTCCTCTTACAGCAGACGCAGCATTTGGACAGTCATGGGGAGCCCACCATCACCAGTCTGTATACaaactg GTACCTGGAGACGTTGCTTCGCCAAGTCAGCAATGGACACATTGCTTATTTCCCAGCCATGAAAGCCTTTGTCAACCTCCCCACAGAAAATGAGCTGACCTTTAATGCAGAAGAATATTCAGACATCTCTG AGATGCGTTCTTTGTCTGAGCTCTTGGGTCCATACGGGATGAAGTTCCTTAGCGAGAGTCTGATGTGGCACATCTCATCCCAGGTTGCTGAGCTGAAG AAGCTAGTGGTAGAAAACATGGAGGTGCTGACCCAGATGAGGACAAGCTTTGACAAACCAGATCACATGGCAGCCCTGTTCAAGAAACTCACCT CTGTGGACAGCGTGTTGAAGAGAATGACCATCATTGGTGTCATCCTGTCCTTCCGCTCCCTTGCTCAGGAGGCTCTGAGAGAT GTGTTGTCCTGTCACATTCCTTTCTTGGTCAGTTCTGTGGAGGACTTCAAGGATCACATTCCCAGAGAGACAGACATGAAG gTGGCCATGAATGTTTATGAGCTGTCGTCAGCAGCAGGATTACCCTGCGAGATCGACCCAGCTCTTGTCGTGGCTCTTTCTTCACAAAAAAGTG AGAACATCAGTCCAGAGGAGGAATACAAGATCGCCTGTCTGCTGATGGTCTTCGTGGCCGTCTCCTTGCCGACACTGGCCAGCAACGTGATGTCCCAATACAGCCCCGCCATAGAAG gccacTGTAACAACATCCACTGTCTGGCCAAAGCCATCAACCAgattgctgctgctcttttcacCATCCATAAGGGGAGCATAGAGGACCGCCTGAAAGAGTTCCTCGCT ttgGCGTCTTCCAGCCTGCTGAAGATCGGCCAAGAGACGGACAAGATGACAACACGCAACAGAGAATCTGTCTATCTGCTGCTGGACATG ATTGTGCAGGAGTCCCCTTTCCTCACCATGGACCTCCTGGAGTCCTGTTTTCCCTACGTCCTCCTGCGAAACGCCTATCACGCCGTCTACAAACAGAGCATCAGTGCCAACGCCTAG